The genomic interval GATATACCTTTTCATCATCAAGAAAACTAGTCACAATAATAATTTTTGCTTCTGGCCAAGATGCAATAATTTCCTTCGTAGCTTCAATTCCATCCATTTCGTTCATGACCAAATCCATTAAAATAACATCTGGACGCAGTTCTAGACAAAGTTCTACCCCTTTTTTGCCATTATCAGCTTCACCAATCACTTCGATATCTGGCTGAGCTGATAAATAAGAGGATACTCCAATCCGTACCATTTCGTGATCATCCACAAATACTACTTTTATCATTTTAAATCACCCTCTATCGCAAGTACAGGAACCTTAACCTCTAATCGAGTTCCCTTATTTTTCAAACTCACTACCTTTAATGTACCGCCAATTTCAACAGCTCGCTCGCGCATTGTTTGCATCCCATACGAACCTGTTTTTTCTTCATCAATCTCAAAACCAATTCCATCGTCAGATATGCGCATAATGACAAAATCATCCCGTTTAATTAACAGGACATCAAGGTTTGTTGCTTTTGCATGGCGAAGAGTATTTGAGACAGACTCTTGAAGGATGCGAAATAAATGGTCTTCAACACCTTTATCCAAAGGAATTGGTTCAACTTTCCATTTTATATTCATTGTAACCTTTTGCATTAATTCTACCAATAATTCTTTTACACCTTCTTGAAGTGATTTTCCTTTTAAAGCTGCAGGACGTAGATGCAATAACAACGCTCTCATTTCAAGCTGTGATTGATGGATTGTTTCTTCAATTAATTTTAGCTGCTTTGTTTCTAAGGTCTCTGATAATGACCTTGATTCTGTAATAGCAGACATCATCATGGAGGCTGCGAACAATTGCTGACTGACAGAATCATGCAGCTCACGAGCTAATCGATTCCGTTCTTGCGCGACCATCTCTTGTATTATTTTTTCATTGTCCTCTGCCTTTTCATTTGCAAGCTTCTGGGAAAGCTTTGTTTGCTCCATCATTTGTTTTTGTACTTTTTCAATTCTGCTCCATATTTCATGAATTTCAGGAAATGTATGACGTTCCACCGGAAGGGTTCTACTTTTTTCTAGCTCTCTCACTGCTGTTGTGATCGACTGAATTTGTTTTTTCCAAAACCAGCCTGAAAAAAATCCGAAACAAACACCTACTAACATGCAAATACTTGGAACGATATAAATAAAAGGCAAATCCAACACTTTTTGTTCCCATAATGAATCCCAGCCTTCCAATGGAAACGCGATAAAAAATAAAACTGAAAATAAGATAAAGACGATGATCGTAAAAATAGCGCCAATGAGAATTTGCCGTTGAATAATGCTCATACTCGCTTCACCTCAAGATTCCCTGCAATCACTGA from Metabacillus sediminilitoris carries:
- a CDS encoding sensor histidine kinase; its protein translation is MSIIQRQILIGAIFTIIVFILFSVLFFIAFPLEGWDSLWEQKVLDLPFIYIVPSICMLVGVCFGFFSGWFWKKQIQSITTAVRELEKSRTLPVERHTFPEIHEIWSRIEKVQKQMMEQTKLSQKLANEKAEDNEKIIQEMVAQERNRLARELHDSVSQQLFAASMMMSAITESRSLSETLETKQLKLIEETIHQSQLEMRALLLHLRPAALKGKSLQEGVKELLVELMQKVTMNIKWKVEPIPLDKGVEDHLFRILQESVSNTLRHAKATNLDVLLIKRDDFVIMRISDDGIGFEIDEEKTGSYGMQTMRERAVEIGGTLKVVSLKNKGTRLEVKVPVLAIEGDLK